The following are encoded together in the Apis mellifera strain DH4 linkage group LG4, Amel_HAv3.1, whole genome shotgun sequence genome:
- the LOC724189 gene encoding uncharacterized protein LOC724189, with the protein MTRMLLQEPGWKMERKGSALLLRRDSSHLKSGRVCFRCDVEVREFERDEDYTIEAEPEAAASPLAMCASCLAALCVTVILPWLLIGG; encoded by the coding sequence ATGACTCGTATGCTTCTGCAAGAACCCGGATGGAAGATGGAGCGCAAGGGATCGGCGTTGCTGTTGAGGAGGGACAGCTCGCATCTGAAGAGCGGCCGCGTCTGTTTCCGGTGCGACGTCGAGGTCCGTGAATTCGAGCGTGACGAGGATTACACGATCGAGGCGGAACCGGAGGCAGCTGCCAGTCCCTTGGCAATGTGTGCCAGTTGTTTGGCGGCTCTCTGCGTGACCGTGATTCTACCGTGGCTGTTGATCGGCGGTTAA